The genomic segment TCTGGAGAAATCCGCTGCATTCGGAGAACGGCTGAAAACAATCAACGGTGAAATCGAGCGTCAGTTGATCACTGACAATAATGAACTGGAGGTATGACTTGATAACCGCTATCAAAGCAGCCAATCTAGCTAAAGATGAAATCGCCAAGCTCACCAATCTGGAGCTTGGGGGCGTGAGGGGATTATCACAGGATGAAGGGATGTGGCATGTGATGGTGGAAATGGTGGAAAAAAGGTCCATACCCGATGCTCAGGACATTCTGGGTGGCTATGAAGTGATCATCGATGAAGAGGGTACAATAGTGAGTTTCGAGCGAAAGATGTTTCGCAAGAGAGGCGATACCGATCTGAAACCGGTCCAGTCGACGTGAGGACAATGGCATGTCTACTGAGGCAACTGATTCCATGAGGAAATTATATGTGGTGCCTATTATCCATAACAATGCTGACCTGGGGACTCTGGCAACCGCCATAGATCAGGCCAGCCAAGCCCAACTGGGGCAACAATCGTGGTTAAGGCATCAAGACACCGTGGACGCATTCTGGGACAGTAT from the Dehalococcoidia bacterium genome contains:
- a CDS encoding gas vesicle protein; translation: MITAIKAANLAKDEIAKLTNLELGGVRGLSQDEGMWHVMVEMVEKRSIPDAQDILGGYEVIIDEEGTIVSFERKMFRKRGDTDLKPVQST